Genomic window (Streptomyces sp. LX-29):
TACCCCGGCGAACGCAAGGACATCGAGGCGCGGTTCGCCGACGGCACCGTGCTCACCGCCGACATGCTCGGCGGCCACGACGGCTTCAAGCAGTCGTTATGGCACGAGTACGTCGGCGTGCTGCGGGACTTCGCCACCGCCGTACGGGCCGGCGAGGACCGCTCGGCCGACGGGCTGGCCGCCCTGGAGCTGGTCGCCGAGGTCTACCGGCGCGAGGACCGCACGGCCCCGGACGCCGGCACCGCCCCGCCCGCCGGTGCCGCCCCCTCGGCCGAGACCGCCCGCACCGCCGGAGCCGCCTCGTGAACCCCCATGAGGACGGGCTGAAGCGCCCGGTCACCGGCAGTCTGGTGAAGATCCTGATCCACAGCCGGGACGATCGCGGCATGGTGCTGGAGGAGTACGCCAGCCGCTGTGTGCGCCGCGAGGAGATCCACGAACTGGTCACCACCGACCAGCACGACCCGGCCCCGGGCGCCGTCGTGGACCGCGTCGGCTTCCTGGGCTTCGTGGAGATCGCCACCGGAGGCGTCATCGACCGCGGCGACGAGGTGTGGGCCGACGGCCATCTGATCGGCACCGTGCTCGGCTTCGACGCCTGCCACTTCCCCAACCACTACAACGTCCTGATCGCGGTCGACAAGACGGCCACCGGCCCGGACCTCGGACTCACCCCGGAGATGGAGGTGCGCTTTGGCTGAGCCGCCCACCCCGCTGCTGGACACCGTCACCGGCCCGGAGCGCCTGCGGGCGCTGGACCCGTCCCGGCTGCCCGAGCTCGCCCGCGAGATCCGCGAGTTCCTCATCGCCGCCGTCTCGCGGACCGGCGGCCACCTCGGCCCCAACCTCGGCGTGGTCGAGCTGACCATCGCCCTGCACCGGGTCTTCGACTCCCCGCGCGACCGCCTGCTGTGGGACACCGGCCACCAGACCTACGTCCACAAACTGCTCACCGGTCGCAAGGACTTCTCCCGGCTGCGCAGCCGCGGCGGGCTCTCCGGCTACCCCAGCCAGGACGAGTCCGAGCACGACGTCATCGAGAACTCACACGCCTCGACCGCGCTGAGCTACGCCGACGGCCTCGCCAAGGCGCACCGGCTGCGCGGCCTGACCGGCCGCCACGTGGTCGCGGTCATCGGCGACGGCGCGCTCACCGGCGGCATGGCCTGGGAGGCGCTCAACAACATCGCCGCCGCCAAGGACCTGCCGCTGATCATCGTCGTCAACGACAACGGCCGTTCCTACGCCCCCACCCGGGGCGGGCTCGCCGACCACCTCACCACGCTGCGCACCACCCAGGGCTACGAGCGCTTCCTGCGCTGGGGCAAGGACCGGCTGCGCGACAGACCCCTCGGCGGCCCGCTCTACGACGCGCTGCACGGGGCGAAGAAGGGGCTGAAGGACCTCGTCGCCCCGCAGGGACTCTTCGAGGACCTGGGGCTGAAGTACGTCGGGCCGGTGGACGGCCACGACACGGCGGCGGTGGAGGCGGCGCTGGCCCGCGCCAAGGCGTTCGGCGGGCCCGTCATCGTGCACTGCATCACCCGCAAGGGCCACGGCCACCCGCCCGCCGAGGCGCACGAGCTGGACCGCTTCCACGCCATCGGCGCGGTCGCCACGCCCGGCGCCCGGCCGGCCGGACCCTCCTGGACCTCGGTGTTCGCGAAGGAGATGGTCGAGGTCGGGGCGGAGCGGGAGGACGTCGTCGCCATCACCGCCGCCATGCTGCAACCGGTGGGCCTGGACGCCTTCGCGACCGCCTACCCGGAGCGGGTCTTCGACGTGGGGATCGCCGAGCAGCACGCGGTGACCTCGGCGGCCGGCCTCGCCCTCGGCGGACTGCACCCGGTGGTGGCCGTCTACGCCACCTTCCTCAACCGCGCCTTCGACCAGGTGCTGATGGATGTGGCGCTGCACCGCTGCGGGGTGACCTTCGTCCTGGACCGGGCGGGCGCCACCGGCAACGACGGCCCCAGCCACAACGGCATGTGGGACCTGTCCATCCTCCAGGCCGTCCCCGGCCTACGGATCGCCGCGCCGCGCGACGGCACCCGGCTGCGGGCCCAACTGCGCCAGGCGGTGGCGGTGACCGACGGCCCGACCGTGGTCCGCTTCCCCAAGGGGGCGGTCGCGGCCGACACCGAGCCGGTCGCCACTGTCGGCGGCGTGGACGTCCTGGCCCGACCGCGCGGCACCCACCGCGTCGACGTGCTGCTGGTCTCCGTCGGAGCCATGGCCGCCACCGCGCTCGCCGCCGCCCGGGAGCTCGCCGACCGCGGGATCACGGCCACCGTGGTGGACCCGTGCTGGGTCAAGCCGGTCGCCCCGGCCCTGGTGCGGCTCGCCGCGGACCACGCGCTGGTGGCCACCGTCGAGGACAACGGCCGGGTGGGCGGGGTGGGCGGCGCCATCGCCCAGGCGGTGCGGGACGGCGGGGTCGCCACCCCCGTCCACACCTTCGGCCTGACCCAGAAGTTCTTCGACCACGGCAGCCGCGCCGAGCTGCTGACCGAGGCCGGACTCCAACCCGCGACCCTCGCCGACGACATCGCCGAGGCGCTGGCGGCGGCCGGCGCCGCCCGACTGAAGGGGGCCTCATGACCGCCGTCTCACTCGGCATCCCGGCCGTCCCGACCACCCTCGCCCCGCGCCGGGCCAGCCGACGGATCCAGGTGGGGTCGGTGGCGGTGGGCGGGGGTGCGCCGGTGTCGGTGCAGTCCATGACGACGACGGTGACGGCGGACATCGGTGCGACGTTGCAGCAGATCGCGGAGTTGACGGCCTCGGGTTGTCAGATCGTGCGGGTGGCGTGTCCGTCGCAGGATGACGCGGAGGCGTTGTCGGTGATCGCGAGGAAGTCGCAGATCCCGGTGATCGCGGATATCCACTTCCAGCCGAAGTACGTGTTCGCGGCGATCGACGCCGGTTGTGCGGCGGTGCGGGTCAATCCGGGCAATATCCGGCAGTTCGACGACAAGGTGAAGGAGATCGCGAAGGCGGCGTCCGACGCCGGTGTCCCGATCCGTATCGGTGTCAACGCCGGCTCTCTCGACAAGCGGCTGCTGGCCAAGTACGGCAAGGCCACCCCGGAGGCGCTGGTGGAGTCGGCGCTGTGGGAGTGCTCGCTGTTCGAGGAGCACGGCTTCAGGGACATCAAGATCTCCGTCAAGCACAACGACCCGGTGGTCATGGTCAACGCCTACCGGCAGCTCGCCGCCCAGTGCGACTACCCGCTCCACCTGGGCGTCACCGAGGCGGGCCCCGCCTTCCAGGGCACCATCAAGTCCGCGGTGGCCTTCGGTGCCCTGCTCTCGGAGGGCATCGGCGACACCATCCGCGTCTCCCTCTCCGCCCCGCCGGCGGAGGAGGTCAAGGTCGGCATCCAGATCCTGGAGTCGCTCAACCTGCGCCAGCGCCGTCTGGAGATCGTCTCTTGCCCGTCCTGTGGTCGTGCCCAGGTGGACGTCTACAAGCTGGCCGATCAGGTGACGGCGGGTCTGGAGGGCATGGAGGTGCCGCTGCGGGTGGCGGTGATGGGCTGTGTGGTGAACGGTCCCGGTGAGGCTCGGGAGGCCGACCTCGGGGTGGCCTCGGGCAACGGTAAGGGGCAGATCTTCGTGAAGGGCGAGGTGATCAAGACGGTGCCCGAGTCGAAGATCGTCGAGACCCTCATCGAAGAGGCCATGAAGC
Coding sequences:
- the dxs gene encoding 1-deoxy-D-xylulose-5-phosphate synthase, coding for MAEPPTPLLDTVTGPERLRALDPSRLPELAREIREFLIAAVSRTGGHLGPNLGVVELTIALHRVFDSPRDRLLWDTGHQTYVHKLLTGRKDFSRLRSRGGLSGYPSQDESEHDVIENSHASTALSYADGLAKAHRLRGLTGRHVVAVIGDGALTGGMAWEALNNIAAAKDLPLIIVVNDNGRSYAPTRGGLADHLTTLRTTQGYERFLRWGKDRLRDRPLGGPLYDALHGAKKGLKDLVAPQGLFEDLGLKYVGPVDGHDTAAVEAALARAKAFGGPVIVHCITRKGHGHPPAEAHELDRFHAIGAVATPGARPAGPSWTSVFAKEMVEVGAEREDVVAITAAMLQPVGLDAFATAYPERVFDVGIAEQHAVTSAAGLALGGLHPVVAVYATFLNRAFDQVLMDVALHRCGVTFVLDRAGATGNDGPSHNGMWDLSILQAVPGLRIAAPRDGTRLRAQLRQAVAVTDGPTVVRFPKGAVAADTEPVATVGGVDVLARPRGTHRVDVLLVSVGAMAATALAAARELADRGITATVVDPCWVKPVAPALVRLAADHALVATVEDNGRVGGVGGAIAQAVRDGGVATPVHTFGLTQKFFDHGSRAELLTEAGLQPATLADDIAEALAAAGAARLKGAS
- the ispG gene encoding flavodoxin-dependent (E)-4-hydroxy-3-methylbut-2-enyl-diphosphate synthase → MTAVSLGIPAVPTTLAPRRASRRIQVGSVAVGGGAPVSVQSMTTTVTADIGATLQQIAELTASGCQIVRVACPSQDDAEALSVIARKSQIPVIADIHFQPKYVFAAIDAGCAAVRVNPGNIRQFDDKVKEIAKAASDAGVPIRIGVNAGSLDKRLLAKYGKATPEALVESALWECSLFEEHGFRDIKISVKHNDPVVMVNAYRQLAAQCDYPLHLGVTEAGPAFQGTIKSAVAFGALLSEGIGDTIRVSLSAPPAEEVKVGIQILESLNLRQRRLEIVSCPSCGRAQVDVYKLADQVTAGLEGMEVPLRVAVMGCVVNGPGEAREADLGVASGNGKGQIFVKGEVIKTVPESKIVETLIEEAMKLAERMEQDGTPSGKPEVDVA